Proteins from a single region of Gossypium arboreum isolate Shixiya-1 chromosome 1, ASM2569848v2, whole genome shotgun sequence:
- the LOC108464029 gene encoding UPF0481 protein At3g47200-like: MKPITVKERGGLTFKVMKARQRLMKHIRVKEKGGLPGAVDNSYKEPYAKIQIRNKEMKGQSCWQATTENLKKRRQLTTRIGSEASMETNRDTNRKPESKEKDVTDDDRDFCYSTSSSVSPCIFKTPFPGLQFQEPQLASIGPYHYTNRNLPLDKYKYSFLDRFISRTGKDLRFYVQQMMSLEWHSRTCYSHDFSMSSPQFVEMMLLDGCFIMEVLHHFGVSEQQPWVFPVEPWQLPILVQDLLILDNQIPFFVLEMLFESLESQEGTPTLSLCTMALKFFDLAFPLSMDIACPLKPHHLLDLLLHSIRPSNPSQMVAPNFVYSFLKKINTRNQADTMRDQLEQQPPFYLTKNVMELQASGIQLRSTTAARFTNINFNNGGLEIPSVTINDIFIAILNNCVALEHCSETSSKDFTAYVSFMSKLIRHPSDAELLCSNGIISRFSHNDQKVVQSFHMLWINILDLDVQHSYLSKRLKELEWYYTQDGKTRPWRRLVSRYWGICFFCITNLLLCFNRLRSGVNLMIHFVEQVKFNGINGEFQGDITCPQDHTSFICDSVFRMAGFIYNSARGRVKSIDLSLSNSKFMAFFFLNLVIVIIMLMGHEIPPPPPPPPKLDEKVDYSLELEEEADEFLRIFKKIMLEAKDQYIKVEDKVAADKRGIEVEDSTKRKEKSGGGTSRVSWSIVDKNEMMVDCVSNEEYYNDAWTKILEQKVIGKILSALSPVPWD; encoded by the exons ATGAAGCCTATCACAGTGAAGGAAAGAGGTGGATTAACCTTCAAAGTGATGAAGGCTCGGCAAAGATTGATGAAGCATATCAGAGTGAAGGAAAAAGGTGGATTACCAGGAGCCGTTGACAACTCTTACAAGGAACCTTACGCTAAAATCCAG ATTAGAAATAAGGAAATGAAAGGGCAAAGCTGTTGGCAGGCTACGACAGAAAACCTAAAAAAAAGAAGGCAGTTGACTACTCGGATTGGTTCAGAAGCTTCCATGGAGACAAACAGGGACACAAATCGAAAGCCGGAATCTAAGGAGAAAGATGTAACTGATGATGATAGAGATTTCTGTTATAGTACCAGCTCTTCTGTCTCTCCTTGCATCTTTAAAACTCCTTTTCCTGGCCTGCAATTCCAGGAGCCTCAGTTGGCTTCAATTGGCCCTTATCATTACACAAACCGAAACCTCCCACTTGACAAATACAAGTACTCTTTCCTTGACAGGTTTATATCTCGGACGGGCAAAGATTTGCGCTTTTATGTGCAGCAAATGATGAGTCTTGAGTGGCATTCCAGAACATGCTACTCCCACGATTTCTCAATGTCCAGTCCCCAATTCGTTGAAATGATGTTACTTGATGGTTGCTTCATAATGGAGGTTCTGCACCATTTTGGAGTCTCTGAACAACAACCTTGGGTTTTCCCCGTTGAACCATGGCAACTCCCCATTTTGGTTCAAGACCTGCTCATTCTAGACAACCAAATTCCCTTTTTTGTTTTGGAAATGCTGTTTGAGTCATTGGAGAGCCAAGAAGGGACACCAACACTTTCTCTATGCACTATGGCCTTGAAATTTTTCGATCTAGCTTTCCCTCTATCCATGGATATCGCCTGCCCTTTGAAACCCCACCATTTACTTGACTTGCTTCTCCACTCTATCCGCCCATCAAATCCATCCCAAATGGTCGCCCCAAATTTTGTTTACTCATTTTTGAAGAAAATCAATACGAGAAACCAAGCTGATACAATGAGAGATCAACTTGAACAGCAGCCTCCATTTTACTTAACAAAGAATGTAATGGAACTCCAAGCATCAGGTATACAGTTGAGGTCAACAACCGCTGCTAGGTTCACAAATATCAATTTCAACAACGGAGGGCTTGAAATCCCATCTGTAACCATTAATGACATCTTTATCGCCATCCTTAATAACTGCGTGGCCTTAGAGCATTGTTCTGAGACAAGCTCCAAAGACTTTACTGCTTATGTCTCTTTCATGAGTAAGCTCATTAGACATCCTTCTGATGCAGAGTTGCTATGTTCAAATGGCATCATCTCAAGATTTTCCCACAATGACCAAAAAGTGGTACAATCTTTCCATATGCTTTGGATAAATATTCTAGATCTTGACGTCCAACATTCCTATCTTTCCAAGAGGTTGAAGGAACTAGAATGGTACTATACACAAGATGGGAAAACTCGGCCTTGGCGGCGTCTTGTGTCGAGATATTGGGGAATTTGTTTCTTCTGCATCACAAACCTTTTGTTGTGTTTCAACCGATTAAGATCAGGCGTTAATTTGATGATCCATTTCGTAGAGCAAGTTAAATTTAATGGCATAAATGGAGAGTTTCAGGGTGACATTACATGTCCTCAAGACCATACCTCTTTTATCTGTGATTCTGTGTTCCGTATGGCTGGGTTTATATATAATAGTGCAAGAGGACGTGTAAAATCCATAGACTTGAGCCTTAGCAATAGCAAATTCATGGCTTTCTTTTTCCTCAATCTTGTCATTGTTATTATAATGCTCATGGGTCATGAaattcctcctcctcctcctccaccACCCAAACTTGATGAGAAGGTCGATTATTCACTCGAACTTGAAGAGGAGGCCGATGAATTTTtaagaatatttaaaaaaataatgttaGAAGCGAAGGATCAATATATCAAGGTTGAAGATAAGGTGGCAGCGGATAAGCGAGGCATAGAGGTTGAAGATTCAaccaaaaggaaagaaaaatcaGGAGGGGGCACCAGTAGAGTGTCATGGTCTATTGTGGACAAAAATGAGATGATGGTGGATTGTGTGAGCAATGAGGAATATTACAACGACGCATGGACTAAAATTTTAGAACAGAAAGTGATTGGGAAGATACTCTCGGCTTTGTCACCCGTACCTTGGGATTGA
- the LOC108461576 gene encoding 40S ribosomal protein S19-3 produces MEAARTVKDVSPHDFVKAYAAHLKRSGKIELPSWTDIVKTGKLKELPPYDPDWYYIRAASMARKIYLRGGLGVGAFRRIYGGAKRNGSRPRHFCKSSGSVARHILQQLQNVNIIDIDPKGGRRITSNGQRDLDQVAGRIAVAI; encoded by the exons ATGGAGGCAGCCAGAACTGTTAAGGACGTTTCCCCTCATGACTTCGTCAAGGCTTACGCCGCCCATCTCAAGCGTTCCGGCAAG atcgAGCTTCCTTCATGGACTGATATTGTGAAGACTGGTAAACTCAAGGAACTTCCTCCCTACGATCCAGATTGGTACTATATCAGAGCTG CTTCCATGGCAAGGAAGATATACTTGAGGGGAGGTCTAGGTGTTGGTGCCTTTAGGAGGATTTATGGAGGGGCTAAGAGAAATGGAAGTCGCCCACGCCATTTCTGCAAGAGTAGTGGATCTGTTGCCCGTCACATTCTTCAGCAATTGCAGAATGTGAACATCATTGATATTGATCCTAAAGG TGGAAGGAGAATCACATCAAACGGTCAGCGTGATCTGGACCAAGTAGCTGGAAGGATTGCGGTTGCCATCTGA